The genomic region GTCAAGGTGACGGCCCACCTCCAGCACCTGCGCCGTGACTTCGCCGCCTACGACGCCGCGTACCGCGCCTTCTTCCCGGCGCCCCACCCCGTCCGCACCACCGTCGGCTCCGACCTCATGGACATCCTGGTGGAGATCGACGTCGTCGCACTCCGCCGGTAGCCGCCGGCACCGTTCGCACGACAGGCCTCCACCCCCGTGGAACCGGGGGTGGAGGCCTGTGCGGAGGGCGCCGGAGCCCGAGGGACGTAAGGCTCTCAGGCCTTGCGCTGCATGTTCCGGCGCGCGGGGTTGCCCTGCTCCTGCGCCTTGGGGTCCTTCTCGCCGGCCTTCGCGCGCACACCCTGCTCGATGCGCTTGCCGATGGTGCCGTCGATGTTCGACCAGTAGGTGAAGGCCCGTTGCAGCACGGGCTCGGTCACACCGTTGAGCAGGTGACCGACGACGTTGTCCACCAGCCGGTCCCGCGCCGCGTCGTCCAGGACCTCGCGGACCATGGTGCCCGCCTGGCCCCAGTCGTCGTCCTCGGCGTGGTCGACATAGGCCGCCCGGGTGATCTCGCCGTCGGCGTACCAGCTCGGCGGGGTTCCGTAGCGCTCGGTGTCGGCCGCCGGGCCGCCCTTGGAGTTCGGGGCGTAGACCGGGTCGGTGGTCTTCCGGTACGCCATCGCCCCGTCCTTGGAGTACGTACGCACCGGGACGACGGGGGCGTTGACGGGCAGCTGCTGGTAGTTGCCCCCGATGCGGTGGCGGTGCGCGTCCGCGTAGGAGAACAGCCGCGCCAGGAGCATGCGGTCCGGGCTCGGGCCGATGCCCGGCACGAAGTTGTTCGGCTGGAAGGCCGCCTGCTCGATCTCGGCGTGGTTGTCGGTGGGATTGCGGTCGAGCGTCATCCGCCCCACCTCGATCAGCGGGTAGTCGCCGTGCGGCCACACCTTCGTCAGGTCGAAGGGGTTGAACCGGTAGTCCTTGGCGTCCTCGTACGGCATGATCTGGACCTTCAGCGTCCAGCTCGGGTACTCCCCGTCGCGGATGTGCTCGAAGAGATCGCGCGTGTGATAGTCCGTGTCCGCGGAGGCCATCTGGTCGGCCTCGTGCTGGGTGAACGTCTCGACGCCCTGGTCCGTCTTGAAGTGGTACTTCACCCAGAAACGCTGGCCCTGGGCGTTGATCCACATGTACGTGTGCGAGGTGTAGCCGTTCATGTGGCGCCAGGTGCGGGGGATGCCCCGGTCGCCCATCAGCCAGGTGACCTGGTGTGCCGACTCGGGCGAGAGGGTCCAGAAGTCCCACTGCATGTCGTGGTCGCGCAGGTTGTTGTCCGCCCGGCGTTTCTGGGACCGGATGAAGTGCTGGAACTTCAT from Streptomyces sp. QL37 harbors:
- a CDS encoding catalase produces the protein MTDTSHKPTTSDSGAPVESDEHSLTVGPGGPILLQDSYLIEQMAQFNRERIPERQPHAKGSGAFGRFEVTADVSAYTKAALFQPDTTTDLVIRFSTVAGERGSPDTWRDPRGFAVKFYTSEGNYDMVGNNTPVFFVKDPMKFQHFIRSQKRRADNNLRDHDMQWDFWTLSPESAHQVTWLMGDRGIPRTWRHMNGYTSHTYMWINAQGQRFWVKYHFKTDQGVETFTQHEADQMASADTDYHTRDLFEHIRDGEYPSWTLKVQIMPYEDAKDYRFNPFDLTKVWPHGDYPLIEVGRMTLDRNPTDNHAEIEQAAFQPNNFVPGIGPSPDRMLLARLFSYADAHRHRIGGNYQQLPVNAPVVPVRTYSKDGAMAYRKTTDPVYAPNSKGGPAADTERYGTPPSWYADGEITRAAYVDHAEDDDWGQAGTMVREVLDDAARDRLVDNVVGHLLNGVTEPVLQRAFTYWSNIDGTIGKRIEQGVRAKAGEKDPKAQEQGNPARRNMQRKA